The Pedobacter roseus genome contains a region encoding:
- a CDS encoding sodium:solute symporter, whose protein sequence is MKGLPVFDLAIIFIYLVGMILVGVYFSRKNKNSEQFTKASGLIPGWAIGLSIYATFLSSNTFLGVPGKSFGGNWNAFVFSISMPLAAWVASKYFVPFYRNTGEISAYTHLEKRFGAWARVYAVVCFLLTQLARMGSIFFGIALSLQALTGYSMQMIMIVIGICIIVYTVLGGIEAVIWTEVVQAIVKTLGALLILYLIITNMPGGVSKIVEIGKSADKFSLGSFKFDFVGSSFWVVLLYGFFINLNNFGMDQNYIQRYHTASSSKAASKSIWLCVWLYIPASLLFFIIGSCLYAYYEVNPELVQSIKHQVAIERLPLHASATEVLKVQNALVPSDYGDKIMPHFMVTKIPVGLVGLIVSAILSAAMSTISSGMNASATVFSVDIYKRYFKPGITEKQNLSLLHLATVGFGLLGMIAGIAMIGVKSILDVWWELSGIFAAGMLGLFLLGIISRQSKNHEAITATIIGIAVIIWMTFSSLLPPEYEVFRNPLHKNMIIVIGTLTIFLTGLFLTKIKNKKTKTVH, encoded by the coding sequence ATGAAAGGTCTTCCTGTATTCGATCTTGCGATCATCTTCATTTATCTTGTTGGGATGATATTAGTTGGGGTTTATTTTTCGCGAAAAAATAAAAACTCCGAGCAATTTACAAAAGCTTCGGGCCTGATTCCCGGATGGGCGATAGGTTTATCTATTTATGCAACATTTTTAAGCAGTAACACTTTTTTGGGCGTGCCCGGTAAATCTTTTGGGGGCAACTGGAATGCATTTGTATTCAGTATTTCGATGCCGTTGGCCGCATGGGTGGCTTCTAAATATTTCGTGCCATTTTACCGAAATACCGGAGAAATATCAGCTTATACCCATTTAGAAAAACGTTTTGGGGCATGGGCAAGGGTATATGCAGTTGTATGTTTTCTATTGACACAATTGGCCAGAATGGGATCGATATTTTTCGGGATCGCATTGAGCCTTCAGGCACTTACGGGTTATTCCATGCAGATGATTATGATCGTAATTGGTATCTGTATCATTGTCTACACCGTTTTAGGAGGAATTGAAGCGGTAATATGGACAGAAGTGGTACAGGCCATTGTGAAAACCCTGGGAGCACTGCTCATTTTGTACCTGATTATAACCAACATGCCGGGGGGTGTATCAAAGATTGTAGAAATTGGAAAATCTGCTGATAAATTTAGCCTCGGCAGTTTTAAATTCGATTTTGTCGGATCGTCGTTCTGGGTGGTTTTGCTTTATGGTTTTTTTATCAACCTGAACAATTTTGGAATGGACCAGAATTATATTCAGCGCTACCATACCGCATCATCAAGTAAAGCAGCTTCGAAATCAATATGGCTATGTGTTTGGTTATACATCCCGGCCTCATTGCTATTTTTCATTATAGGATCTTGCTTGTACGCTTACTATGAGGTTAATCCGGAATTGGTGCAGTCGATCAAACACCAGGTAGCTATTGAGCGCTTACCTTTACATGCTTCAGCAACAGAGGTGTTGAAAGTGCAGAATGCTTTGGTTCCATCAGATTATGGCGATAAAATAATGCCTCATTTTATGGTCACCAAGATCCCGGTAGGTTTGGTTGGACTGATTGTTTCGGCCATTTTATCTGCAGCCATGAGTACCATTAGTTCTGGGATGAACGCTTCGGCAACCGTGTTTTCGGTAGATATTTACAAAAGATATTTCAAACCCGGCATCACCGAGAAACAGAATTTATCGCTGCTGCATTTGGCTACCGTAGGATTTGGATTATTGGGTATGATTGCCGGGATTGCCATGATCGGTGTAAAAAGTATTTTAGATGTTTGGTGGGAATTATCAGGAATTTTTGCGGCTGGAATGCTGGGATTGTTTTTATTAGGCATCATCAGCAGGCAAAGCAAAAACCATGAAGCCATCACGGCAACCATTATCGGTATTGCTGTAATTATATGGATGACATTTTCTTCACTTCTTCCTCCAGAATATGAAGTTTTTAGAAATCCTTTACATAAAAACATGATTATCGTAATCGGTACTTTAACCATTTTTTTAACAGGACTTTTCCTGACAAAAATTAAAAACAAAAAGACAAAAACAGTCCACTAA
- a CDS encoding glycoside hydrolase family 95 protein has protein sequence MKFKLLLGILSLILVAHSGSFAQQNNHTLWYTKAAEKWTDALPIGNGRLGAMIFAGTAVDHIQFNEETVWTGQPRDYNRKGAYQYLPEIRKLLFEGKQKEAEALAQEQFMGLQSSQGDRKVWVNEMKAGKGIQGNPAMANFDDKLWKTIKVPSYEGWEAVGLANLDGAVWFRTTFDVPENWIGKDLILDLNRIRDQDFTYINGQLAGNTDNTEPRKYTIPAKLIKKGRNVIAIQVLNYFDKGGLAGYKDTSKKIGIYPVGSSVEQGISLVKEWKYKIQDEDPPAVPQYQGSYQPFGDLNLYFKQTKSIVTNYKRSLDISTAIAKTTYTLNGVNYQREYFASQPNQAIIIHLTADKKASISFDAELSSAHRKSSVKALGNNVIALSIQVKDGAIKGESRLTALIKNGSVKAINGKISINQADEVTLYLTGGTNFINAQDVSGNPATANIKALHNLKGKAYTEIKQNHIKEYQTYYNNFSVDFGTSENEKLPTDERLEKFASANDPAFAALYMQYGRYLLISSSRPGTQPANLQGIWNDLLTPPWGSKYTTNINLEMNYWPTEILNLSALNEPLFSKIKGLSKTGAETAKAYYNARGWVLHHNTDLWNGTAPINASNHGIWVSGGGWLSQHLWEHYQFSKDRKFLETEAYPLMKQAALFYEDFLIKDQKTGWLISTPSNSPENGGLVAGPTMDHQIIRSLFRNCITAAEVLNVDEDFRKSLTEKVKQFAPNQIGKYGQLQEWLEDKDDTTNKHRHVSHLWGVYPGNDITWDNNEKMMQAAKQSLLYRGDDATGWSLAWKINFWARFKDGDHAMKLVKMLMKPANNGAGSYVNLFDAHPPFQIDGNFGGSAGIAEMIVQSHQGYLDILPALPAAIPNGEIKGLKARGGFELDLTWKNGLLTSITIKSKTGGDCKVRYKNNNISFETKIGQTYKLNGDLK, from the coding sequence ATGAAGTTTAAACTTTTATTAGGCATTTTATCTTTGATATTAGTCGCACATAGCGGCAGTTTTGCACAACAAAACAACCATACTTTATGGTACACCAAAGCCGCAGAAAAATGGACAGATGCTTTACCCATCGGAAACGGCAGATTAGGCGCTATGATTTTCGCCGGAACGGCTGTAGATCATATCCAGTTTAACGAAGAAACCGTTTGGACGGGTCAACCAAGGGATTATAACCGAAAAGGTGCATATCAATATCTTCCTGAAATTAGAAAATTGCTTTTCGAGGGCAAACAAAAAGAAGCTGAAGCGTTGGCACAGGAGCAATTTATGGGATTGCAAAGCAGTCAGGGCGACCGAAAAGTTTGGGTAAATGAAATGAAAGCCGGAAAAGGTATTCAGGGAAACCCCGCAATGGCTAATTTTGATGATAAACTTTGGAAAACGATAAAAGTACCTTCTTATGAGGGGTGGGAAGCCGTTGGTTTGGCAAATTTAGATGGTGCAGTTTGGTTTAGAACAACTTTTGATGTTCCGGAAAATTGGATTGGAAAAGATCTGATCTTAGATCTTAACCGCATCCGCGACCAGGATTTTACTTATATCAATGGCCAGCTAGCTGGGAATACCGATAATACGGAGCCTAGAAAATATACAATACCTGCAAAGTTGATTAAAAAAGGCAGAAATGTGATCGCTATACAGGTGCTCAACTATTTCGATAAAGGCGGGCTGGCAGGTTATAAAGATACTTCAAAAAAAATCGGCATTTATCCTGTTGGAAGCAGCGTAGAGCAAGGCATTTCCCTGGTTAAAGAATGGAAGTATAAAATTCAGGATGAAGATCCACCTGCCGTTCCTCAATATCAGGGTAGTTATCAGCCTTTTGGAGATCTTAACCTGTATTTCAAACAGACCAAATCTATTGTTACCAATTACAAAAGATCTTTGGATATCAGTACCGCCATTGCAAAAACCACTTATACTTTAAATGGCGTAAATTATCAGCGTGAGTATTTTGCGAGTCAGCCAAACCAGGCCATTATAATCCATTTAACGGCCGATAAAAAGGCATCCATCAGTTTCGATGCAGAACTTTCCAGCGCTCACCGAAAATCATCAGTAAAAGCTTTAGGAAATAATGTAATTGCCTTATCCATTCAGGTAAAAGATGGTGCGATTAAGGGAGAAAGCCGGTTAACAGCTTTAATTAAAAATGGATCGGTGAAGGCGATTAATGGCAAAATCAGCATCAATCAGGCCGATGAAGTAACACTTTATTTAACTGGCGGAACCAATTTTATCAATGCACAGGATGTTTCAGGGAACCCTGCAACGGCCAATATTAAAGCACTCCATAATTTAAAAGGTAAAGCGTACACGGAAATTAAGCAGAACCACATTAAGGAATACCAAACTTATTATAACAACTTTAGCGTTGATTTTGGCACATCGGAGAATGAAAAACTACCGACAGATGAAAGGTTGGAAAAATTCGCAAGCGCTAATGATCCTGCTTTTGCTGCTCTATACATGCAATACGGACGGTATTTATTGATTTCGAGTTCAAGGCCGGGAACACAGCCTGCTAATCTTCAAGGCATTTGGAACGACCTGCTCACACCACCCTGGGGAAGCAAGTACACCACCAATATTAACCTCGAAATGAATTACTGGCCGACTGAAATCCTTAATTTATCAGCCTTAAACGAACCACTTTTTAGTAAAATTAAAGGATTATCCAAAACTGGTGCCGAAACGGCAAAAGCATATTATAATGCCCGTGGCTGGGTTTTACACCATAATACCGATTTGTGGAACGGTACAGCCCCGATTAATGCCTCTAATCATGGTATCTGGGTTAGTGGTGGAGGGTGGCTAAGTCAGCATTTGTGGGAACATTACCAATTTAGTAAAGACCGTAAATTCCTCGAAACCGAGGCTTATCCTTTGATGAAACAAGCTGCTTTGTTCTATGAAGACTTTTTAATTAAAGACCAAAAAACAGGCTGGTTAATCAGTACACCATCTAATTCACCAGAAAACGGCGGTTTAGTGGCCGGTCCGACGATGGATCACCAGATTATCAGATCGTTATTCAGAAATTGTATAACTGCTGCTGAGGTATTGAATGTGGATGAAGATTTTAGGAAATCCTTAACAGAGAAGGTAAAACAATTCGCACCAAATCAGATCGGCAAATACGGACAGCTACAAGAGTGGCTGGAAGATAAGGATGATACGACCAACAAACACCGTCACGTTTCTCATTTATGGGGTGTTTATCCCGGAAATGACATTACCTGGGATAACAATGAAAAAATGATGCAGGCCGCAAAACAGTCTTTATTGTATCGCGGTGATGACGCTACCGGCTGGAGTTTAGCCTGGAAGATTAATTTCTGGGCCAGATTTAAAGATGGTGATCATGCCATGAAACTGGTAAAAATGTTAATGAAACCAGCTAATAATGGAGCTGGTTCTTATGTTAATCTCTTTGATGCTCACCCACCTTTCCAGATTGATGGAAACTTTGGCGGTTCAGCCGGAATTGCCGAAATGATTGTGCAAAGCCATCAAGGTTATCTGGATATTTTACCTGCTTTGCCAGCAGCTATTCCAAATGGTGAGATTAAAGGTTTAAAGGCACGTGGTGGATTTGAACTGGATTTGACATGGAAAAACGGCTTATTGACCTCAATTACTATAAAATCTAAAACAGGAGGAGATTGTAAAGTCCGTTATAAAAACAACAATATAAGTTTTGAAACTAAAATTGGTCAAACTTATAAATTGAATGGAGATTTGAAATGA
- a CDS encoding malectin domain-containing carbohydrate-binding protein, which produces MKHFTRHGSCLHEPITYSNLTRTLLLSFCVIFLIGINFVHAQSSTRKDISLNANWFTIADEENKNAFDGFQSAGYNTLNWKNINVPHNWDQYEGYQRKLHGNKHGYAWYRKTFKTNEIKPGKRFFLYFEGVGSYATIWLNGKKVGYHAGGRTTFTLDVTVAIKLNNQENILAVRADHPANIQDLPWVDGGCSTERGFSEGSQPMGIFRPVHLIVTNDIRVEPFGIHIWNDNKISEKAAVLNLITSIKNYGLKPKNVSVINRLLDSSGKQVKEIKKTLIVPPGKEIEIDQQTDKIINPKLWSLENPYLYVVQTIIVENGKIVDELKTPYGIRWISWPSDSDPIGNQANQKQFLLNGKPVFINGIAEYEHLIGQSHAFSNEQIRSRVMQVKAAGFNAFRDAHQPHHLLYSDYWDKEGILCWTQMAAHIWYDTPEFRKNFKILLTDWVKERRNSPAVVLWGLENESTLPENFAKECTELIRKLDPTASSQRKVTTCNGGKGTDWDVPQNWTGTYGGNPLTYGEDLKRQVLVGEYGAWRTIDLHNTDANGKGYTENKMTDLMETKVRLAESVKDKTAGHFFWLYSSHDNPGRVQGGEGLRDLDRIGPVNYKGMFTPWEEPTDVFYMFRANYAPKQTEAMVYIVSHTWPNRWTKPGIKDSVVVYSNCDEVELFNDVNGQSLGKKKRGQIGTHFQWNKPEINYNVLYAVGYVNGKAVAKDLVVLQNLPQSPNFNTLISEGKLTVPMKGYHYVYRINCGGGDYTDVNGNQWSADRNLTSADNFGSTSWTANFPGVPDFFASQRRTFQPISGTKDWKLFQTFRYGRDQLKYHFPLPDGEYLIELYFIEPWLGIGGGFDAKAMRLFDVAFNGKTVLKDLDIWRETGSNTLLKKTIKTSIKGGFLDINFPEVKVGQAVISGIAIASLNQNIKPAPESNSLLTKIKNSELNSWLDIGDEQFKGEKSAFTDLPSNLYGAEWLKTSRGQESIEFTATDSVDVFVALNKTSSVPQGFENTKSTLSNSRDETFDIYRKRLIPNERIIFDGRVASVFVLPITHLQPAYDLKTTTSYKATDGILAGKDITKAVLMDKQRVIFNAGNQASLTWNISVGVADTYSLTIKYHNPSTQPLKAKLEFLSADGTLMKTEIAEFAPTKEGKWNYLNTNTGSMINAGSYSVRLTATETKGLAVDALDVQ; this is translated from the coding sequence TTGAAACATTTCACGCGCCATGGTTCGTGTCTCCACGAACCAATAACATACTCAAATCTTACACGGACACTTTTACTATCTTTTTGCGTTATTTTCTTAATAGGGATCAATTTCGTTCATGCCCAAAGTTCAACCAGAAAAGATATCTCATTAAATGCCAATTGGTTTACCATAGCGGATGAGGAAAACAAAAATGCTTTTGATGGTTTTCAGTCGGCCGGCTATAACACCTTAAACTGGAAAAATATTAATGTTCCACATAACTGGGACCAATACGAGGGTTACCAACGCAAACTTCATGGCAATAAACATGGTTATGCCTGGTATCGAAAAACATTCAAAACTAATGAAATTAAACCCGGAAAAAGGTTCTTTTTATACTTTGAGGGCGTTGGTTCTTATGCCACGATCTGGTTAAACGGTAAAAAGGTTGGCTACCATGCAGGCGGACGAACAACTTTTACTTTGGATGTTACTGTTGCCATAAAATTGAATAATCAGGAGAATATTTTAGCAGTTCGGGCTGATCATCCCGCAAATATCCAGGATTTACCCTGGGTTGATGGCGGTTGCTCTACCGAACGCGGTTTTTCAGAAGGTTCGCAGCCCATGGGGATTTTCCGTCCGGTGCATTTAATTGTGACCAATGATATCCGTGTTGAACCATTTGGCATTCACATCTGGAACGACAATAAAATTTCAGAAAAAGCCGCAGTATTAAACCTGATTACAAGCATTAAAAACTATGGTTTAAAACCTAAAAATGTATCTGTAATTAACCGATTGCTTGATTCAAGCGGAAAGCAGGTTAAAGAAATCAAAAAAACACTGATTGTTCCGCCAGGTAAAGAAATCGAAATTGATCAGCAAACCGATAAAATCATCAATCCAAAACTTTGGTCTTTGGAAAATCCATATCTCTATGTTGTGCAGACGATTATCGTTGAAAATGGAAAAATTGTTGATGAATTGAAAACACCTTATGGCATCCGCTGGATCAGCTGGCCATCCGATAGTGATCCTATTGGCAATCAGGCCAATCAAAAACAGTTTTTATTAAACGGAAAGCCAGTTTTTATTAACGGAATAGCAGAATATGAGCATTTAATCGGGCAGAGCCATGCTTTTAGTAACGAGCAGATCAGGTCGAGGGTGATGCAGGTTAAAGCAGCAGGTTTCAATGCTTTCCGCGATGCACATCAGCCACATCATTTATTGTATTCTGATTATTGGGACAAGGAAGGGATTTTATGCTGGACACAAATGGCAGCACACATTTGGTACGATACGCCCGAATTCAGGAAGAATTTTAAAATACTTTTAACGGACTGGGTAAAGGAAAGAAGGAACAGTCCTGCGGTAGTGTTATGGGGATTGGAAAACGAAAGTACCCTGCCCGAAAATTTCGCAAAAGAATGTACCGAACTCATCCGTAAACTGGATCCAACAGCTTCTTCACAAAGAAAAGTAACCACTTGTAATGGCGGCAAAGGAACCGATTGGGATGTGCCACAAAACTGGACGGGTACTTATGGCGGCAATCCTTTAACCTATGGCGAAGATTTGAAAAGACAGGTTTTGGTAGGCGAATATGGCGCCTGGAGAACAATTGATCTTCACAATACTGATGCCAATGGAAAAGGGTACACGGAGAACAAAATGACCGACCTGATGGAAACAAAAGTGCGCCTGGCCGAATCGGTAAAAGATAAAACTGCTGGTCATTTTTTCTGGCTTTATAGCTCACATGATAATCCGGGAAGGGTACAGGGTGGCGAGGGGTTAAGAGATCTGGATCGGATTGGTCCTGTAAATTACAAAGGCATGTTTACCCCTTGGGAAGAACCAACAGATGTTTTTTACATGTTCAGGGCAAATTATGCACCAAAACAAACGGAAGCTATGGTATATATCGTTTCGCACACCTGGCCAAACCGCTGGACAAAACCCGGCATTAAAGATAGTGTTGTGGTATATTCTAACTGTGATGAAGTAGAACTTTTTAATGATGTAAACGGACAATCTTTAGGCAAGAAAAAGCGCGGCCAGATTGGTACGCATTTCCAGTGGAACAAGCCCGAAATTAACTACAATGTACTTTATGCGGTAGGTTATGTAAATGGAAAAGCGGTTGCAAAAGATCTAGTAGTTTTGCAGAATTTACCTCAAAGTCCAAATTTTAACACATTAATTTCAGAGGGAAAACTTACTGTTCCCATGAAGGGTTATCATTATGTGTACCGCATCAACTGTGGAGGAGGCGATTATACCGATGTGAACGGCAATCAATGGTCGGCCGACCGGAATTTAACTTCGGCTGATAATTTTGGATCTACCTCATGGACGGCTAATTTTCCAGGTGTGCCCGATTTTTTCGCCAGTCAACGCCGTACTTTTCAACCTATTAGTGGCACTAAAGATTGGAAGCTTTTTCAAACCTTCAGATATGGTAGAGATCAGCTAAAATACCACTTCCCATTGCCTGATGGGGAATATTTGATTGAACTTTATTTCATTGAACCCTGGCTGGGAATTGGTGGCGGTTTTGATGCCAAAGCCATGCGTTTATTTGATGTGGCCTTTAATGGAAAAACGGTTCTTAAAGATTTGGATATCTGGAGAGAAACCGGCAGCAATACATTATTGAAGAAAACTATCAAAACTTCAATCAAAGGTGGCTTTTTGGATATTAATTTCCCTGAGGTAAAAGTGGGTCAGGCGGTTATTTCGGGTATTGCCATAGCCAGTTTAAACCAAAATATTAAACCTGCACCAGAAAGTAATTCGCTCTTAACCAAGATCAAAAATTCCGAATTAAATAGCTGGCTGGACATTGGAGACGAGCAATTTAAAGGAGAAAAATCAGCATTTACCGATTTGCCTTCAAATTTATATGGCGCAGAATGGCTAAAAACCTCACGCGGTCAAGAAAGCATCGAATTTACCGCTACTGATAGTGTTGATGTCTTTGTTGCACTCAATAAAACCAGCAGCGTTCCGCAGGGATTTGAAAATACCAAAAGCACTTTGAGCAACAGCCGGGATGAAACGTTTGATATTTATCGCAAAAGACTTATTCCCAACGAAAGAATCATATTTGATGGTAGGGTGGCCAGCGTTTTTGTATTGCCCATTACCCATTTACAACCTGCTTATGATTTAAAAACCACCACAAGTTACAAAGCCACTGATGGCATTTTAGCTGGGAAAGACATTACAAAAGCCGTATTGATGGATAAACAGCGCGTAATTTTTAATGCGGGTAACCAGGCTAGCCTCACCTGGAATATTTCAGTTGGCGTTGCAGATACCTATTCCTTAACTATTAAGTATCATAACCCATCTACTCAACCCTTGAAAGCCAAACTGGAGTTTTTATCGGCAGATGGAACACTAATGAAAACAGAAATAGCAGAATTTGCACCTACAAAAGAGGGGAAATGGAATTACCTGAACACCAATACCGGGAGCATGATTAATGCCGGAAGTTACAGCGTGCGCTTAACCGCCACAGAAACCAAAGGACTTGCAGTTGACGCTTTAGATGTTCAATAA
- a CDS encoding MGH1-like glycoside hydrolase domain-containing protein: MINTRNFIATATLSILTITGFAQQKPILGTEKLKKYVEYFNSIDTEAVKNYIPNSEAFKWLSDQAPLFECPDSILEQNYYYRWWTYRKHLVKTPEGFIFTEFIEPVKHAGKYNSISCALGHHIYEGRWLKDNSYLKDYIKFWLYHANVGQTKQRFHQFSSWVDDAVYQNYLVKPDQGFLKEILPALDKDYGKWESERQLKNGLFWQNDVKDGMEESISGSRRDQNQRPTINSYMYGNAIALNKISTLLGETAMADKYKNKATAIKKLVQDSLWNTSASFFETRKAKGGSADVREAIGFTPWDFNLPDDNTNYAKAWDQLLDTAGFKAPWGLTTAERRNPTFRTRGTGHSCEWDGALWPFASSQTLKGLANLLTNYKKHGKMNANIFYQELHQYAASHVKNGKPYIGEYQDEKTGEWLKGDNPRSSFYNHSTFNDLIINDLIGIKPSQDNILEVYPLIPKNQWDWFILDNVSYHGKILTILWDKTGTKYKRGKGLLVFVDGKEIYKGKDLKPLKVRMD; this comes from the coding sequence ATGATAAATACAAGAAACTTTATAGCCACAGCAACATTGTCGATATTGACAATTACTGGCTTTGCGCAACAAAAACCTATACTGGGAACTGAAAAATTGAAGAAATATGTCGAATATTTTAATTCGATAGATACGGAAGCGGTAAAGAATTATATTCCAAATAGCGAGGCTTTTAAATGGCTTTCTGATCAGGCCCCTTTATTTGAATGCCCCGATTCGATATTGGAACAAAATTATTATTACCGCTGGTGGACTTACCGTAAACACCTGGTTAAAACGCCTGAGGGTTTCATATTTACCGAGTTTATTGAACCAGTTAAACATGCTGGCAAATACAATTCGATTAGCTGCGCATTGGGTCACCACATTTACGAAGGCAGGTGGCTGAAAGACAACAGTTACCTGAAAGATTATATCAAATTCTGGCTCTACCATGCCAATGTGGGGCAAACGAAACAGCGTTTCCATCAATTTAGCAGCTGGGTGGATGATGCCGTGTATCAAAACTATCTGGTGAAACCGGATCAGGGATTTCTGAAAGAAATTTTGCCGGCATTAGATAAAGATTATGGTAAATGGGAATCGGAAAGACAGCTTAAAAACGGATTGTTTTGGCAAAATGATGTGAAAGATGGCATGGAGGAATCGATCAGTGGTTCACGTAGAGACCAGAATCAACGTCCAACCATTAACAGTTATATGTATGGAAATGCCATTGCTTTAAATAAAATATCAACACTTTTAGGTGAAACAGCAATGGCAGATAAGTATAAAAACAAAGCAACTGCAATAAAAAAATTGGTTCAGGATAGTTTATGGAATACTTCTGCGTCGTTTTTTGAAACGAGAAAAGCCAAAGGCGGCTCAGCTGATGTACGGGAAGCAATCGGTTTTACACCCTGGGATTTTAACTTGCCCGACGATAATACCAATTATGCAAAAGCATGGGACCAGTTATTGGATACAGCCGGATTTAAAGCGCCATGGGGCTTAACCACAGCCGAAAGGAGAAATCCAACTTTTAGGACCAGAGGAACCGGGCATAGCTGCGAATGGGATGGAGCACTTTGGCCTTTTGCCAGCTCGCAAACGTTAAAAGGATTGGCAAATCTGTTAACAAATTATAAAAAACATGGTAAAATGAATGCAAATATCTTTTATCAGGAATTGCATCAATATGCAGCTTCCCATGTCAAAAATGGAAAACCATACATTGGGGAGTATCAGGATGAAAAAACCGGAGAATGGTTAAAAGGCGATAATCCACGAAGCAGTTTTTACAATCACTCTACCTTTAACGATTTAATTATCAATGATTTAATTGGCATAAAACCAAGTCAGGATAATATATTAGAGGTTTACCCATTAATCCCTAAAAATCAATGGGACTGGTTTATACTGGATAATGTTTCCTATCATGGAAAAATTTTGACGATTTTGTGGGATAAAACCGGAACAAAATATAAAAGGGGTAAGGGGTTATTGGTGTTTGTTGATGGCAAAGAAATTTATAAAGGCAAAGATTTGAAGCCTTTGAAGGTTAGGATGGATTAA
- a CDS encoding glycoside hydrolase family 28 protein: protein MKYIFKTLLFVLAVTTCLTVKAQSYYNVIKYGAKNDSSKLATTAIKNAIEAASKAGGGTVYFPAGKYLTGAIHLKSNITILIDAGAELHFSDNFDDYLPMVKSRYEGVDVTSFSPLFYAYKAENISIIGRGIIDGHGKKWWDFVEGYKEGQPRSKWQTTFDGLNKDIVLPDDPKQMKRGFLRPPFIQPMFCKNVLIDGITIRNSPFWTINPEFCENVKVHAVTINNPHSPNTDGINPESCKNVHISDCHISVGDDCITIKSGKDAPGRKMAIPAENYVITNCTMLSGHGGVVIGSEMSGDVRKIAISNCVFDGTDRGIRIKTARGRGGVVEEIRVSNIIMKNIKDQAIVLDMQYAKTNVEPVSERTPIFRNIHFSNITGQVNQAGYLNGLEEMPIDNITFNDINMEAKTGFSIQNSSNIEFHNVTVNTELGPSLKASKVNNLIVDGLKSNKPLANSAVIDLTNVSDLFLYNAFPVKETVTYLKLSGAETKNIYLGNNNFRRVRQAVKKEKEVTASLEIISGDKGQ from the coding sequence ATGAAATATATTTTCAAAACCTTACTTTTTGTACTTGCAGTAACTACTTGTTTAACCGTTAAAGCCCAATCTTATTATAACGTAATCAAATATGGTGCAAAAAACGACAGCAGTAAATTGGCCACAACCGCCATCAAAAATGCAATAGAAGCCGCATCAAAAGCGGGTGGAGGCACCGTTTATTTTCCTGCAGGAAAATATTTAACTGGGGCAATTCACTTAAAAAGTAACATCACCATTTTGATTGATGCCGGTGCCGAATTGCACTTTAGCGATAATTTTGATGATTATCTGCCTATGGTGAAAAGCCGCTATGAGGGCGTAGACGTAACTAGTTTTTCACCGTTATTTTATGCCTACAAGGCAGAAAATATTTCGATTATTGGTCGCGGAATTATCGATGGACATGGCAAAAAGTGGTGGGATTTTGTAGAAGGTTATAAAGAAGGTCAACCACGATCGAAGTGGCAGACCACTTTTGATGGTTTAAATAAGGATATCGTTTTACCTGACGATCCAAAACAGATGAAAAGAGGTTTTCTCCGTCCGCCGTTTATACAACCGATGTTCTGCAAAAATGTATTGATTGATGGAATAACCATCCGCAATTCACCTTTTTGGACAATCAATCCTGAGTTTTGTGAAAATGTTAAAGTCCATGCGGTTACCATTAACAATCCTCATTCGCCCAATACAGACGGTATCAATCCTGAATCCTGTAAAAATGTGCACATTTCTGATTGCCACATCAGTGTGGGCGACGACTGCATCACCATTAAATCAGGTAAAGATGCACCCGGAAGAAAAATGGCCATTCCGGCAGAAAACTATGTAATTACAAATTGTACGATGTTATCAGGTCATGGTGGAGTGGTTATTGGCAGCGAAATGTCGGGCGATGTGCGAAAAATAGCCATCTCTAATTGCGTTTTCGACGGAACAGATAGGGGAATCCGCATTAAAACTGCCCGTGGCAGGGGCGGAGTGGTTGAAGAGATCAGGGTGAGCAACATCATCATGAAAAACATTAAAGATCAAGCCATTGTATTGGATATGCAGTATGCTAAAACAAATGTAGAACCTGTTTCAGAGCGGACACCTATTTTTAGAAATATCCATTTCAGCAATATTACCGGTCAGGTTAACCAGGCAGGTTATCTAAATGGTTTGGAAGAGATGCCTATCGATAATATTACTTTCAACGACATCAATATGGAAGCTAAAACCGGTTTTTCTATTCAAAATTCTAGTAATATTGAGTTTCATAACGTAACCGTAAATACAGAATTGGGACCATCTTTAAAAGCTTCTAAAGTGAACAATTTGATTGTTGATGGATTGAAAAGCAATAAACCACTGGCAAATTCAGCAGTAATCGATCTTACAAATGTATCCGATCTGTTTTTGTACAATGCTTTTCCTGTAAAAGAAACGGTTACGTATTTGAAATTAAGCGGAGCGGAAACCAAAAACATATACCTTGGGAATAATAATTTCAGAAGGGTTAGGCAAGCCGTTAAAAAGGAAAAAGAAGTAACAGCAAGCCTCGAAATTATTTCGGGCGATAAAGGACAGTAA